In Niveispirillum cyanobacteriorum, the following proteins share a genomic window:
- a CDS encoding methyl-accepting chemotaxis protein has product MFSNISIRTRVMAAFGIVLALTLMLGLLSLNRMNSVANNGTVIGTNALPSIKEIEDIFTSALRTRVNQYQHVLALNEKEMDYLEGRMEGAQKEFEQSRKNYEQLISSKDEKDIYDSAMSKWAAYMANWKSVHALSRQNKSEEASAMMRDQQTPLFYKFQEDINKLIKLNEDAAAQLVGDLQTTTRMSLIITAVVLALATALALAAGWSLISGVVKPVRGMTDTMNRLAKHELTVAVEGGDRGDEIGDMARAVQVFKDGLIEADRLAEVQKQEQAAKEARAARVNDLIKAFDEQSSAVLRTVSSAATELDATAQSMSAIAEETNRQAAAAAAAAEQTTANVQTVAAAAEEMAASITEINTQVNRSKTISDRAFTEVRQTDNTVAGLAEAAGKIGAVVQLIQDIAGQTNLLALNATIEAARAGEAGKGFAVVASEVKALANQTAKATEEIAAQVSSVQQATDSSVSAIRSIGTTIQSVSEIGASIAAAMEQQGASTSEISRNVTQAATGTQEVSANVSQVTEAAAQTGASATQVLGAAKELSQQAEHLRARVEQFLADIRAA; this is encoded by the coding sequence ATGTTCAGTAATATCTCCATTCGCACACGCGTCATGGCGGCCTTTGGAATTGTCCTGGCCCTGACGCTGATGCTGGGCCTTCTATCCCTGAACCGTATGAATAGCGTGGCAAATAACGGCACCGTCATCGGAACGAATGCGCTGCCTTCGATCAAGGAAATCGAGGATATCTTCACGTCCGCACTGCGAACCAGGGTCAATCAATACCAGCACGTACTGGCCCTGAATGAAAAGGAAATGGATTACCTTGAGGGGCGGATGGAAGGTGCGCAGAAGGAATTCGAACAATCCCGGAAAAACTATGAGCAATTGATAAGCTCCAAAGATGAAAAGGACATCTACGACAGCGCGATGTCGAAATGGGCTGCCTATATGGCTAACTGGAAATCTGTCCATGCACTGTCCAGGCAAAACAAGTCTGAGGAAGCCAGTGCAATGATGCGTGATCAGCAGACGCCGCTGTTTTACAAGTTTCAGGAAGATATCAACAAACTGATCAAGTTGAACGAGGATGCTGCGGCCCAACTCGTTGGTGATCTGCAGACGACCACTCGCATGTCGTTGATCATCACGGCAGTGGTCCTGGCCCTGGCTACGGCACTGGCATTGGCCGCCGGCTGGTCACTGATTAGCGGCGTCGTGAAGCCAGTGCGCGGCATGACCGACACGATGAACCGTCTGGCCAAGCATGAGCTGACAGTGGCCGTTGAAGGCGGCGACCGGGGGGATGAGATCGGCGACATGGCCCGCGCGGTGCAGGTGTTCAAGGATGGCTTGATCGAGGCTGACCGTCTGGCCGAGGTGCAGAAACAGGAACAGGCCGCCAAGGAGGCCCGTGCCGCCCGCGTCAATGACCTGATCAAGGCCTTCGATGAGCAATCCTCCGCGGTTCTGCGCACCGTCAGCTCCGCCGCCACCGAACTGGACGCCACCGCGCAAAGCATGAGCGCCATTGCCGAGGAAACCAACCGGCAGGCCGCCGCCGCCGCCGCTGCCGCCGAGCAGACGACCGCCAATGTCCAGACGGTGGCCGCCGCTGCGGAGGAAATGGCCGCCTCCATCACCGAGATCAATACCCAGGTCAACCGCTCCAAAACCATCTCCGACCGCGCCTTTACCGAGGTCCGCCAGACCGACAATACCGTCGCGGGTCTGGCCGAGGCAGCGGGCAAGATCGGGGCCGTGGTGCAGTTGATCCAGGACATTGCCGGCCAGACCAACCTGCTTGCGCTCAACGCCACCATCGAGGCGGCACGGGCCGGAGAGGCCGGCAAGGGCTTTGCCGTGGTCGCATCGGAAGTGAAGGCCCTGGCCAACCAGACGGCCAAGGCGACGGAGGAGATCGCGGCACAGGTATCGTCGGTGCAACAGGCGACCGACAGTTCCGTCTCTGCCATCCGCTCCATCGGTACCACCATCCAGTCCGTGTCAGAGATCGGCGCCTCCATCGCCGCCGCCATGGAACAGCAGGGGGCTTCAACCTCCGAAATCAGCCGCAACGTCACCCAGGCCGCGACCGGCACCCAGGAAGTGTCGGCCAATGTCTCCCAGGTGACCGAAGCCGCTGCACAGACCGGTGCATCCGCCACCCAGGTGCTTGGGGCTGCCAAGGAACTGTCACAGCAGGCAGAGCATCTGCGCGCACGCGTCGAACAGTTCCTGGCCGACATCCGCGCCGCCTGA
- a CDS encoding methyl-accepting chemotaxis protein — protein sequence MFKNLSIKLRVLAAFGIILALTVALGVLSLVRMNEMSSDGMVIGTNALPSVKFAGDIYTSAVRARMNQYQHILATNDEQRKTLETRMEGALKDLETAKSSYAALINDSDERAIFDRVSALWNENMQLWTQVSALSAAEKDVEAGNMMRDVLTPKFQEMQVEINKLIQLNERTSEELVGDLDRNASTSLLLIGLMLGLAMALAIAAGWSLISGVVKPVRSMTDTMNRLAKHELTVAVEGGDRGDEIGDMARAVQVFKDGLIEADRLAEVQKQEQAAKEARAARVNDLIKAFDEQSSAVLRTVSSAATELDATAQSMSAIAEETNRQAAAAAAAAEQTTANVQTVAAAAEEMAASITEINTQVNRSKTISDRAFTEVRQTDHTVAGLAEAAGKIGAVVQLIQDIAGQTNLLALNATIEAARAGEAGKGFAVVASEVKALANQTAKATEEIAAQVNSVQQATDSSVSAIRSIGTTIQSVSEIGASIAAAMEQQGASTSEISRNVTQAATGTQEVSANVSQVTEAAAQTGASATQVLGAAKELSQQAEHLRARVEQFLADIRAA from the coding sequence ATGTTTAAAAATTTGTCGATCAAACTCCGCGTTCTCGCGGCGTTTGGGATCATTCTCGCCCTGACCGTGGCTCTCGGCGTGCTTTCGCTGGTACGGATGAATGAAATGTCGAGCGATGGGATGGTGATTGGCACCAACGCTCTACCTTCAGTGAAATTTGCCGGCGACATTTATACATCGGCTGTCCGTGCCCGCATGAACCAGTACCAGCATATCCTGGCCACCAACGATGAGCAGCGGAAGACGCTTGAAACACGTATGGAGGGCGCGCTGAAGGATCTGGAAACGGCAAAATCCAGCTATGCGGCGCTGATCAACGACAGTGATGAAAGGGCGATTTTTGACCGGGTCAGCGCCCTGTGGAATGAGAATATGCAGCTCTGGACGCAGGTCAGCGCCCTGTCGGCAGCGGAAAAGGATGTCGAAGCCGGCAACATGATGCGCGATGTGCTAACCCCGAAGTTCCAGGAGATGCAGGTTGAGATCAACAAGCTGATCCAACTGAACGAACGCACTTCAGAGGAACTGGTCGGGGACCTGGACCGGAATGCCAGCACCTCCCTGCTGCTGATCGGGTTGATGCTGGGTCTGGCCATGGCCCTGGCCATCGCCGCCGGCTGGTCACTGATTAGCGGTGTTGTAAAGCCGGTGCGCAGCATGACCGACACGATGAACCGTCTGGCCAAGCATGAGCTGACAGTGGCCGTTGAAGGCGGCGACCGGGGTGACGAGATCGGCGACATGGCCCGCGCGGTGCAGGTGTTCAAGGATGGCTTGATCGAGGCTGACCGTCTGGCCGAGGTGCAGAAACAGGAACAGGCCGCCAAGGAGGCCCGTGCGGCCCGCGTCAATGACCTGATCAAGGCCTTCGATGAGCAATCCTCCGCGGTCCTGCGCACCGTCAGTTCCGCCGCCACCGAACTGGACGCCACCGCGCAAAGCATGAGCGCCATTGCCGAGGAAACCAACCGGCAGGCTGCTGCCGCTGCCGCCGCTGCCGAGCAGACGACCGCCAATGTCCAGACGGTCGCCGCCGCTGCGGAGGAAATGGCCGCCTCCATCACCGAGATCAATACCCAGGTCAACCGCTCCAAGACCATTTCCGACCGCGCCTTCACCGAGGTTCGCCAGACTGACCATACCGTCGCGGGTCTGGCCGAGGCGGCGGGCAAGATCGGCGCCGTGGTGCAGCTGATCCAGGATATTGCCGGCCAGACCAACCTGCTGGCGCTCAACGCCACCATCGAGGCGGCACGGGCCGGAGAGGCCGGCAAGGGCTTTGCCGTGGTCGCATCGGAAGTGAAGGCCCTGGCCAACCAGACGGCCAAGGCAACGGAGGAGATCGCGGCACAGGTCAATTCGGTGCAGCAGGCGACCGACAGTTCCGTCTCCGCCATCCGCTCCATCGGCACCACCATCCAGTCCGTGTCGGAGATTGGTGCCTCCATCGCCGCCGCCATGGAACAGCAGGGGGCTTCAACCTCCGAGATCAGCCGCAATGTCACCCAGGCCGCAACCGGCACCCAGGAAGTGTCGGCCAATGTCAGCCAGGTGACCGAAGCCGCTGCACAGACCGGGGCATCCGCCACCCAGGTGCTGGGGGCGGCCAAGGAACTGTCACAGCAGGCAGAGCATCTGCGCGCACGCGTCGAACAGTTCCTGGCCGACATCCGCGCCGCCTGA